One Halomonas sp. M4R1S46 genomic window carries:
- a CDS encoding PQQ-binding-like beta-propeller repeat protein, with translation MKRSTADILAEYGPFPGIEGVHGVSHDGRHLWFASDGRLTALDPESGEILRSLDVAADAGTAFDGRHLFQMAGEHIQKIDPDTGRVLARIPAPPGGGNSGLAWAEGSLWVGQYRDRRIQQVDPETGELLRTLESERFVTGVTWVDGELWHGTWQDDQSDLRRLDPQTGELLERIEMPSGVGVSGLESDGGERFFCGGGNSGTVRAVRRPGRGAAID, from the coding sequence ATGAAGCGATCAACGGCGGACATCCTGGCGGAATACGGCCCCTTCCCGGGGATCGAGGGTGTACATGGGGTCAGTCATGACGGGCGGCACCTCTGGTTCGCCAGCGACGGCCGGCTCACGGCCCTCGACCCGGAAAGCGGGGAGATCCTGCGCTCGCTCGACGTCGCCGCCGATGCCGGCACGGCCTTCGACGGCCGGCACCTGTTTCAGATGGCCGGGGAACACATCCAGAAGATCGATCCGGATACCGGCCGGGTGCTGGCCAGGATCCCGGCGCCCCCGGGCGGCGGCAACTCGGGGCTCGCCTGGGCCGAGGGGTCGCTGTGGGTGGGGCAGTATCGGGACCGCAGGATCCAGCAGGTCGACCCCGAGACGGGCGAACTCCTGCGCACCCTCGAATCCGAGCGCTTCGTCACCGGGGTCACCTGGGTCGACGGCGAGCTCTGGCACGGCACCTGGCAGGATGACCAGAGCGATCTGCGGCGGCTCGACCCGCAAACCGGCGAGCTCCTGGAGCGGATCGAGATGCCGTCGGGCGTGGGCGTCTCGGGGCTCGAGTCCGACGGTGGCGAGCGCTTCTTCTGCGGCGGCGGCAACAGCGGAACGGTGAGAGCCGTGCGTCGCCCCGGTCGAGGTGCCGCGATCGATTGA
- a CDS encoding helix-turn-helix domain-containing protein, whose protein sequence is MDALTTAAARALATGDPLGALNRVALRDDAPALALRGIAMAQLGDLVRAKALLRRAARAFGTKAPAARARCVVAEAEIALVSRDLGWPAKALAAARATLEAYGDRVNAAHARYLEARRLLLIGRLDEAERALDGLDPASLRLASRVAHELVVAGIAMRRLRSHTARAALARAERAACAAAIPALLAEVEGVARALETPVARLIAHGEAQALKLEEVEALLASPALVVDACRHVVRDAHTVIPLGRRPVLFTLVRLLGEAWPGDVPRGALVARAFRGKQADDSYRARLRVEIGRLRHTLGPLAGVTATPRGYALAPLGSREVVVLAPPVEEAHATLLALLADGEAWSSSALALALGTSQRSVQRALDALAAAGRVEAFGRGRARRWITPPVPGFPTTLLLPAPLPSG, encoded by the coding sequence ATGGACGCGCTGACCACGGCCGCGGCGCGTGCGCTGGCGACGGGTGATCCGCTCGGTGCGCTGAACCGGGTCGCCCTGCGCGACGACGCGCCGGCACTGGCGCTGCGTGGCATCGCCATGGCGCAGCTCGGTGACCTCGTGCGGGCCAAGGCCCTGCTGCGCCGCGCCGCGCGAGCGTTCGGGACGAAAGCGCCCGCGGCCCGCGCCCGCTGCGTCGTCGCCGAGGCGGAGATCGCCCTCGTCTCGCGCGACCTGGGCTGGCCGGCGAAGGCGCTCGCCGCGGCGAGGGCGACCCTCGAGGCATACGGCGACCGGGTGAACGCCGCGCATGCGCGCTATCTCGAGGCCCGTCGCCTGCTGCTGATCGGTCGACTCGACGAGGCCGAGCGGGCGCTCGACGGGCTCGACCCCGCGTCCCTGCGACTCGCCTCGCGGGTCGCCCACGAGCTGGTGGTCGCCGGGATCGCGATGCGCCGCCTGCGCAGCCACACGGCGCGCGCGGCGCTCGCCCGGGCCGAACGGGCGGCGTGCGCTGCCGCCATCCCCGCGCTGCTGGCGGAGGTCGAAGGCGTCGCCCGCGCCCTGGAGACGCCCGTGGCGCGTCTGATCGCCCACGGCGAGGCTCAGGCCCTGAAGCTAGAGGAGGTGGAGGCGTTGCTGGCCTCGCCGGCACTCGTGGTGGACGCCTGCCGTCACGTCGTGCGCGACGCGCACACGGTCATCCCATTGGGCCGTCGCCCGGTGCTGTTCACCCTCGTCCGCCTGCTGGGCGAGGCCTGGCCCGGCGACGTGCCGCGGGGCGCCCTCGTCGCGCGGGCTTTCCGGGGGAAGCAGGCCGATGACTCCTATCGCGCCCGGTTGCGGGTCGAGATCGGCCGGCTGCGCCACACGCTCGGGCCACTGGCCGGCGTGACCGCGACGCCCCGCGGATACGCGCTGGCCCCGCTCGGCAGCCGCGAGGTCGTGGTGCTGGCGCCGCCCGTCGAGGAGGCGCATGCGACGCTGCTGGCCCTGCTCGCCGACGGCGAGGCGTGGTCGAGCTCGGCCCTGGCCCTGGCGCTCGGTACCAGCCAGCGCAGCGTGCAGCGGGCGCTCGACGCGCTGGCCGCCGCCGGCAGGGTGGAGGCCTTCGGTCGCGGGCGGGCGCGGCGCTGGATCACGCCCCCCGTGCCGGGATTCCCGACAACCTTGTTACTCCCCGCGCCCCTGCCGAGTGGCTAG
- a CDS encoding DUF899 domain-containing protein has protein sequence MTTHRTGTRDEWLAARLELLEEEKALTRHSDALARRRQALPWVRVDKAYRFETDDGSASLADLFRGRSQLLVYHFMFGPDYAAGCPSCSAIADGFDGIVVHLAHHDVMLWAVSRAPLAKLQAYRRRMGWRFPWASSLGGDFNFDFNVAFTEAQQREGGIEYNYRREAGMPLVGRDTASWQEEPVAKMAATTGTDPATYTRERPGMSAFVLEDGIIYHTYSTYARGLDGLWGMYQWLDRAPKGRNEEGVWWRRHDEYETR, from the coding sequence ATGACCACGCACAGGACCGGGACACGTGACGAGTGGCTGGCGGCGCGGCTCGAGCTGCTCGAGGAGGAGAAGGCACTCACCCGGCACAGCGACGCGCTGGCGCGCAGGCGGCAGGCGCTGCCGTGGGTGCGAGTCGACAAGGCGTACCGCTTCGAGACCGACGACGGCAGCGCCTCGCTGGCCGACCTCTTTCGCGGACGCTCGCAGCTGCTCGTCTACCACTTCATGTTCGGCCCCGACTACGCGGCGGGCTGTCCCTCCTGCTCGGCGATCGCCGACGGCTTCGACGGCATCGTCGTGCACCTGGCCCACCACGACGTGATGCTCTGGGCGGTATCGCGGGCGCCGCTCGCCAAGCTGCAGGCGTACCGGCGACGCATGGGCTGGCGCTTCCCCTGGGCGTCCTCGCTCGGCGGCGACTTCAACTTCGACTTCAACGTCGCCTTCACCGAGGCACAACAGCGCGAGGGCGGAATCGAATACAACTACCGCCGCGAGGCGGGCATGCCGCTGGTAGGGCGCGACACCGCGTCCTGGCAGGAGGAGCCGGTGGCGAAGATGGCGGCCACGACCGGCACCGACCCGGCCACCTACACGCGCGAGCGGCCGGGCATGAGCGCCTTCGTGCTCGAGGACGGCATCATCTACCACACCTACTCCACCTATGCGCGCGGTCTGGACGGTCTCTGGGGCATGTACCAGTGGCTCGACC